CAGGGCATTGAGCTGCTCATCGCCAAAAGCGCGCCACCACTCACCGCGCGGCTGGGCCTCTGCGGGCTCAGCCCTCTTCCAGCGGCTCTGAGCGGCCGCCGCTTCCTTGTAGGCCACCGGCACGTCCACCGCGGCCTGTTGCGCCACCGGCGCCGTGTTGCAGGCCGCCAGCAGGGCTGCCGTGGCCAGGGTGGTCATGGACCAACGAATGGATCGGATCATGCTTGCACCTCGCTGCTCAGCACAGGGGTCGTTGTGGTGGTGGCGGGCTGGGTGGGGCTGATGCGTTCGGCCAGCTTGCGCACCAGCACATAGAAGACAGGCGTGAGGAAGAGGCCGAACAGGGTCACGCCCAGCATGCCCGCGAACACGGCCACACCCATGGCATGGCGCATTTCGGCACCCGCGCCGGTCGAGAACACCAGGGGCACCACGCCCATGATGAAAGCGAAAGATGTCATCAAGATGGGACGCAAGCGCAGCTTGCAAGCCTCCAGCGCCGCTTCGACGATGCCCTTGCCATGGTGCTCCAGCTCGCGGGCGAACTCGACGATCAGGATGGCGTTCTTGGCCGACAGCCCCACCAGCACGAACAGCGCGATCTGCGTGAAGATGTTGTTGTCACCGCCGGTCCACCACACGCCTGCCAGGGCGCACAGCATCGACATCGGCACGATCAGGATCACGGCCAGCGGCAGTGTCCAGCTCTCGTACTGCGCGGCCAGCACCAGGAAGACCAGCAGCACGCACAGCGGGAACACGTAGACCATGGTGTTGCCGGCCAGGATCTCCTGGTAGGTCAGATCGGTCCACTCGTAGCTCACGCCCTTGGGCAGCGTCTCGGCGGCGATCTGCTCCATGATGGCCTGGGCCTGACCCGATGACACACCCGGCGCTGCGCCGCCGTTGATGTCGGCAGACACATAGGCGTTGTAGCGCTGCACGCGGTCGGGGCCGTAGCTGTCGCTCACTTTGACCAGGCTTGAGAGCGGCACCATGTCGCCACTGTTGCTGCGCACCTTGAGCTGCGAGATGGCCTCGACGTTGTTGCGGAACGGTGCATCGGCCTGGGCCACGACCTGGAAGGTGCGACCGAAGCGGTTGAAATCGTTCACGTAGAGCGAGCCCAGGTTGATCTGCAGCGTGTCGTAGATCGATGCCAGCGGCACGCCCAGTTGCTTGGCCTTGGTGCGGTCCACGTCGGCAAACAGTTGGGGCACGTTGATCTGGTAGCTGCTGAACACGCCAGCGAGCGCGGGGTTCTGCCAGGCCTTCATCTGCAGGGCCATGACGGCCTGATACAGCTGGTCGTGGCCCACGTTACCGCGGTCTTCCACGAACAGTTTGAAGCCGCCGATGGCACCCATGCCGTTCACCGCGGGCGGCGGGAACACCATGATGAAGGCGTCCTGGATCGCACCCAGGCGCTTGTTGACCTCGGCCGCAATCGCATCACCCGAGAGCTCAGGACTGTTGCGCTTGTCGAAATCATCGAGCGTGTAGAACACGATGCCAGCGTTGGGCGCGTTGGTGAAACCATTGATCGACAGGCCGGGGAAGGCCACCGATTCCTTCACACCGGGCACCGACTGCGCGATGTCCGTCATGCGGCGGATGACCGCGTCGGTGCGCTCCAGCGAGGCGGCATCGGGCAATTGCGCGAAGCCCACCAGGTACTGCTTGTCCTGCGCGGGCACGAAACCGGCCGGCACCTGCTTGAACACGAAGAACGCGGCCACGCACAGCAACAGGTAGGCGCCCATGGTCAGGCTCTTGTGCTTGAGGGTGCCCTGCACGCCACCTTGGTAGCCGTGCGAGGCGCGGTCGAACACGCGGTTGAAGCGCTTGAAGAAACCACCGAGCAACCAGTCCATGCCACGCGCCAGCTTGTCCTTGGGCGCGTCGTGCGGCTTGAGCAGCACGGCGGCCAGCGCGGGCGACAGCGTCAGCGAGTTGAAGGCCGAGATCACGGTCGAGATGGCGATCGTCAGCGCGAACTGCTTGTAGAACTGACCCGTCAGGCCCGACACATAGGCAATGGGCACGAACACCGCACACAGCACCAGCGCGATGGCGATGATCGGCCCCGAGACCTCCTTCATGGCCTGGATGGTGGCGTCACGCGGCGACAGACCGAGTGCGATGTTGCGCTCGACGTTCTCGACCACCACGATGGCGTCGTCCACCACGATGCCGATGGCCAGCACCAGGCCGAACAGCGACAGCGTGTTGATCGAAAAACCAAAGGCCAGCAGCACCGCGAACGTGCCCACGATGGACACTGGCACGGCCAGCAGCGGGATGATCGATGCGCGCCAGGTCTGCAGGAAGACGATGACCACGATCACCACCAGCGCCACGGCTTCGATCAGGGTGTGGATCACGGCCTTGATCGAATCGCGCACGAACTGCGTGGGGTCGTAGACGATGGCGTAGTCCACGTCGGGCGGGAAGTCCTTCTTGGCCTCGTCCATCACGGCGCGCACGTCTGCAGACAACTGCAGCGCATTGGCGTTAGGCGCCTCGAAGATGCCCATGCCGATGGCCGGCTTGTTGTTGAGCAGCGAGCGCAGCGCGTACTGGTTCGAGCCCAGCTCGATGCGGGCCACGTCGCGCAGGTAGGTCACGCCACCGGCCGCGTTGGTGTTGACGATGATGTTGCCAAACTCTTCTTCGGTGGCCAGGCGACCTTGGGTGTTGACCGACAACTGAAAGGGTGCGGTGGTGTCGGGCGGAGCCCCCACGGTGCCCGCGGCCACCTGCACGTTCTGCTCGCGAATCGCAGCCACCACGTCGGCAGCGGTCAGGCCACGCTGGGCCACCTTCTGCGGGTCCAGCCAGATGCGCATGGCGTAATCGCCCGAGCCGAACACCTCGACCTGACCCATGCCTGGCAGACGCGAGAGACGGTCCTTCACGTTCAGCGTGGCGTAGTTGCGCAGGTAGACGTCGTCGTACGTGCCATTGGGCGAGAGCAGGTGCACCACCATCGTGATGTTGGGCGAGCTCTTGACCGTGGTCACGCCGATCTGGCGCACCTCTTCGGGCAGGCGCGGCAAGGCGCGCTGCACGCGGTTTTGCACCTGGGTTTCAGCCTGCTCGACGTTGGTGCCGATCTTGAAGGTGATCGTCAACGTCATCACGCCATCGGTGGTGGCCTGCGAGGACATGTAAAGCATGTTCTCGACGCCGTTGATCTGCTCCTCCAAGGGCGCAGCGACGGTTTCAGCGATGACCTTGGGGTTGGCGCCCGGGAATTGCGCGCGCACCACCACCGAAGGCGGCACCACCTCGGGGTACTCCGAGATGGGCAGCTTGAAGATGGCGATGACCCCCGCGATGAAGACGAGGATGGACAAGACCGCAGCAAAAATCGGCCTGTCCACAAAGCGTGTGGAGATGTTCATGGGGTGGGCCTTTCTTTACTGGGCAGCACTGGCAGCACCTGTGGGGGCGCCCTCCATGGGCACCTCTTGCGGGGCCACCGGTGCACCGGGGCGCACACGCTGCAGGCCATCAACGATGACCCGCTCACCCGGCTTCAACCCGGCGGTGACGACCCGCAACGAGCCCACGGTGGCGCCAAGCTGCACTGGCCGGTACTCGGTCTGGTTGTTGGCGGCCACCACGTAAACGAACTTGCGGTTCTGGTCGGTGCCCACGGCCTTCTCGGCCACCAGGGCCGAGGCCACACCGCCGGCCTCAGTGCCCAGCTTGACCTTGGCGAACAAACCCGGGGTGAGCACACCATCCGGGTTGTTGACCACGGCGCGCAAGCGCAGGCTGCCCGTTTGCGGGTCGATCTGGTTGTCCACAAAGTCCAGCTTGCCCGCGTGCGGGAAGCCCTCTTCATGGGCCAGGCCCACGCTCACTTTCAGGGCGCCCGGGTTGCTGCGGGCCAGCTTGCCCAGCTGCAGGAAGGTGGACTCATCACCGTTGAAGCTGACATACACCGGGTTGGCGGACACCAGCGTGGTCAGCACCTGGCTGCCATCCACCAGGTTGCCTTCGGTGATTTCGGCCTTGCCCACGCGTCCATCAAACGGCGCGCGCACGCTGGTCCACTCCAGATTGAGGCGGGCCGCCGCCAGCGAAGCCTGGTCGGCACCCGACGCAGCCTCGGCCTGCCGGGCGGTGGACGCGCGCTCGTCGTAATCGCGTTGCGCGATCGCGTTGTCGGCCAGCAGTTGGCGCGCGCGGTTCAGTTCGGTCTGGCTTTGGTCGGCCTTGGCCCGAGAGCCCGCGGCGGCGGCCTCCAGACGGGCCACTTCGGCGCGGTAGGCGCGTGGGTCGATGGTGAACAGCACCTGGCCCTTGCGCACCAGCGAGCCCGCCTGGAAGTGCACGCGCTCGATGGTGCCGGCCACGCGGGGACGGATGTCGGCGCGCTCGATGGCTTCAACGCGGCCCGAGAACTCGCGCTCATCGGCCACGGGCCGCGCGATGACGGCGGCGACGCTCACCGGCATGGCGGGTGGGGCACCGCCCTCGGAGGGGGCGGCTTGCGCCGATTGCTCGGGGCCGCAGCCAGCGAGCAGGCCGGCCAGCGCCAAGGTCATGGTCAAAGCGATTCGTGTGGACAGTTCGGTCATGTGGACACTCCCTGAAGTGGAGTCAAAGGTTGCGGTGTTCTGGTGAAGTGAGAGGCGCGCTGTCTGGATGCGCGATGAAATCGCGCATGGCCAGCACACAAGGGTCGTCGGCGGTCAGCTCGCAACGGTCTGCGGCATCGCGCAGGTGGTCGGCCGGTGGCAGGGCCACGTCGTGGGCCACGTTGCCCGCCTCGCGCAACTGGGCGGCGTAAGCCTTGGCCTCATCGGCCAGCGGATCACCCTCGGTGTGAAAGATCAGCGCTGGCGGCAAGCCACCCAGGCGCCGGGCGTTGAGCGGGCTGGCATAGGGGTGCAGCCGGTCGGCCGGGTTGGGCAGGTAAAGGCGGTAGGCGGCTTCGGCCGCCTGGGCCAGCTCGCGTTGATCAGGGTCATTGGCCGCGCAGCGCATGGAGCCACACCCCATGCTGGCGTCCAGCATGGGCATCACCAGCACCTGTCCGGACAGCTTGGGCCCCAGGCGATCACGACACACCAGCGCCGACACCGCCGCCAGGTTGCCACCGGCCTCGCAGCCCCCCACGAACAGGGGCGCGCCACGGCTGGCCAGGCGGTTGCGGTGTTGCCAGGCCATGCACAACACCACGTGGGCATCCTCCACCGGTGCGGGAAACGCGCGCTCAGGCTGTACTGCATAGGTGGGCGCCAGGATGTTGGCACCACAGACGTCAGCCATCACGCGCAGACAGTTGTTGGCTTCGTCCAGGTCGGGCACCACGAAGCCCCCCGGCGCAAAAAACACCATCAGCGCCGGCTTGCTGGCCACGCTGCGGTACAGGCGCAGGCGCAGCGGCCCGCTGTGGCCAGGCCACTCCAGTTCGCTGATCGGCGCAGAAGGATCGAGAGACAGGACAGACGCGTCAGGCATGTGCAGTACACCCAGCACCGGCCCCATGACCGGCGTTCTGCAGACTGTAAAGATGCGCCCTGACTGGATAAATACCATTTTTACGAAATGACTGTTCACATTGGTGAACAATCAAGCATGGACAAGTTCAAAGCCATCGAGGTGTTTGTGCGCGTGGTGGACCTGGGGAGCTTCACCCGGGCAGCCGATGCCCTGGGCATGCCCAAAGCCACGGTGTCGACCCTGGTGCAGGATCTGGAGGCCCAGTTGGGCGTGCGCCTGCTGCAACGCACCACGCGCCGGGTGGGCCTGACGGCCGAAGGCGCGGCCTACTACGAGCGCTGTGCCCGCGTGTTGGACGACCTGCGCGAGGCCGATGAGGCGGTGTCTTCGCGACATGGACAGCCCGAGGGGCGACTGAAGGTGGACATGCCCACCAGCTTGGCCAGCCTCCTGATGCCAGAGGCCATACCGCGATTCATGGCCCGCTACCCCGGCCTGGAACTGGAGTTGGGCTGCTCCGACCGGCTCATCAACGTGGTCAATGAGGGCGTGGACTGCGTTCTGCGCGTGGGCGAGTTGCGCGACCCGACCCTGGTAGCGCGCCGCGTGGGCGACATGCGCTTCGTGACGGTGGCCTCACCCAAGTACCTGGCACAACACGGGGAACCCACCCACCCGAGCGACCTGATGCAATCCGCGCACCGGTGCGTGCATTACTTCTTGCCAGGAGGCAAGCATGCAAGCTTTGAGTTTCAGCGGGGCAGCGAGACACTGTCGCTCACCCCACCAGGGACCCTCGCCGTGAACGACTCCAACGCCTACCATGATGCCTGCATGGCAGGGCTGGGCATCGGCCAGATACCTGAGTTGGTGCTTCGTACACCAGGCCGTGAGAACGCGCTCAAACCCGTGCTGACCGACTGGTGTGCCGGCGTGATGCCCGTGCACGTGGTTTTCCCATCGAACCGGCATCTCTCAACGCGGGTGCAGGCTTTTGTTGAATGGGCCGCCACCTTGTTCGAGACCACACCGCGACCTGTTTGAACCACGTCATGCTGGGGGGAGCGCACCAGGAGTCCTGTCGTGGCGAGCTGCTGCCGCCAGCTGAAATGAATTTCCCACACAACGCGCTTCCCTGTTATAGTGGGTTTAGGTGCATGCTGTTTCGCTTTCCTCCGCAGCACCTGTCGCCCTGTGGGGCCGCGTCCTTTGACGCCCAGCACCCGCATTCTTCGCAGCACCGGCTTGTTGTTTCCGGCTCCTGCTCTCTTCAGGCAAGCGTCGTCTGATCCCGTTGTCCTGCTCACCCGTCTGGTACGGGCGTCTTGTTCAAGCAGGCTCCTGATCTCTCTGTTTTCCTGGGCATTGGCCTGACCTTCGGGTGGCGCTGCCCGCTTGCATTCTTTTCCTTTGAACGATCTCCTTCCTCACCGTCAACAGGTGGGGCGCTATGTGCTGTCGCCGGTCTCACGTCAGACCGATGACGGACAGTACACCGCCTCGCTGTCCATCCGCAGTGGTCGGGGTTCCGCCAGTCATGACCGGGTGTTCCGGTTCATCCCGCTGTTCCCCACATCCCTCGCCGCCGTTCAGTACGCGCTGGCCCAGGGCATGCACTACACCCGTCAACCCGCATTGCCCGCCTGATTCCAGGCCCGGCATGCCCACATCCATTCATCATGGCCAAAGAAGAACTCATTGAAATGCGCGGACAGGTGGACGAAGTGCTGCCCGACTCGCGCTTCCGCGTCACCCTTGAAAACGGTCACAGCCTGATCGCCTACACCGGCGGCAAGATGCGCAAACACCGCATCCGCATCCTGGCCGGCGACAAGGTCTCGCTCGAACTGT
This genomic window from Aquabacterium sp. A3 contains:
- a CDS encoding efflux RND transporter permease subunit, which gives rise to MNISTRFVDRPIFAAVLSILVFIAGVIAIFKLPISEYPEVVPPSVVVRAQFPGANPKVIAETVAAPLEEQINGVENMLYMSSQATTDGVMTLTITFKIGTNVEQAETQVQNRVQRALPRLPEEVRQIGVTTVKSSPNITMVVHLLSPNGTYDDVYLRNYATLNVKDRLSRLPGMGQVEVFGSGDYAMRIWLDPQKVAQRGLTAADVVAAIREQNVQVAAGTVGAPPDTTAPFQLSVNTQGRLATEEEFGNIIVNTNAAGGVTYLRDVARIELGSNQYALRSLLNNKPAIGMGIFEAPNANALQLSADVRAVMDEAKKDFPPDVDYAIVYDPTQFVRDSIKAVIHTLIEAVALVVIVVIVFLQTWRASIIPLLAVPVSIVGTFAVLLAFGFSINTLSLFGLVLAIGIVVDDAIVVVENVERNIALGLSPRDATIQAMKEVSGPIIAIALVLCAVFVPIAYVSGLTGQFYKQFALTIAISTVISAFNSLTLSPALAAVLLKPHDAPKDKLARGMDWLLGGFFKRFNRVFDRASHGYQGGVQGTLKHKSLTMGAYLLLCVAAFFVFKQVPAGFVPAQDKQYLVGFAQLPDAASLERTDAVIRRMTDIAQSVPGVKESVAFPGLSINGFTNAPNAGIVFYTLDDFDKRNSPELSGDAIAAEVNKRLGAIQDAFIMVFPPPAVNGMGAIGGFKLFVEDRGNVGHDQLYQAVMALQMKAWQNPALAGVFSSYQINVPQLFADVDRTKAKQLGVPLASIYDTLQINLGSLYVNDFNRFGRTFQVVAQADAPFRNNVEAISQLKVRSNSGDMVPLSSLVKVSDSYGPDRVQRYNAYVSADINGGAAPGVSSGQAQAIMEQIAAETLPKGVSYEWTDLTYQEILAGNTMVYVFPLCVLLVFLVLAAQYESWTLPLAVILIVPMSMLCALAGVWWTGGDNNIFTQIALFVLVGLSAKNAILIVEFARELEHHGKGIVEAALEACKLRLRPILMTSFAFIMGVVPLVFSTGAGAEMRHAMGVAVFAGMLGVTLFGLFLTPVFYVLVRKLAERISPTQPATTTTTPVLSSEVQA
- a CDS encoding alpha/beta hydrolase, translated to MPDASVLSLDPSAPISELEWPGHSGPLRLRLYRSVASKPALMVFFAPGGFVVPDLDEANNCLRVMADVCGANILAPTYAVQPERAFPAPVEDAHVVLCMAWQHRNRLASRGAPLFVGGCEAGGNLAAVSALVCRDRLGPKLSGQVLVMPMLDASMGCGSMRCAANDPDQRELAQAAEAAYRLYLPNPADRLHPYASPLNARRLGGLPPALIFHTEGDPLADEAKAYAAQLREAGNVAHDVALPPADHLRDAADRCELTADDPCVLAMRDFIAHPDSAPLTSPEHRNL
- a CDS encoding LysR family transcriptional regulator, whose product is MDKFKAIEVFVRVVDLGSFTRAADALGMPKATVSTLVQDLEAQLGVRLLQRTTRRVGLTAEGAAYYERCARVLDDLREADEAVSSRHGQPEGRLKVDMPTSLASLLMPEAIPRFMARYPGLELELGCSDRLINVVNEGVDCVLRVGELRDPTLVARRVGDMRFVTVASPKYLAQHGEPTHPSDLMQSAHRCVHYFLPGGKHASFEFQRGSETLSLTPPGTLAVNDSNAYHDACMAGLGIGQIPELVLRTPGRENALKPVLTDWCAGVMPVHVVFPSNRHLSTRVQAFVEWAATLFETTPRPV
- a CDS encoding efflux RND transporter periplasmic adaptor subunit, coding for MTELSTRIALTMTLALAGLLAGCGPEQSAQAAPSEGGAPPAMPVSVAAVIARPVADEREFSGRVEAIERADIRPRVAGTIERVHFQAGSLVRKGQVLFTIDPRAYRAEVARLEAAAAGSRAKADQSQTELNRARQLLADNAIAQRDYDERASTARQAEAASGADQASLAAARLNLEWTSVRAPFDGRVGKAEITEGNLVDGSQVLTTLVSANPVYVSFNGDESTFLQLGKLARSNPGALKVSVGLAHEEGFPHAGKLDFVDNQIDPQTGSLRLRAVVNNPDGVLTPGLFAKVKLGTEAGGVASALVAEKAVGTDQNRKFVYVVAANNQTEYRPVQLGATVGSLRVVTAGLKPGERVIVDGLQRVRPGAPVAPQEVPMEGAPTGAASAAQ
- the infA gene encoding translation initiation factor IF-1; this encodes MAKEELIEMRGQVDEVLPDSRFRVTLENGHSLIAYTGGKMRKHRIRILAGDKVSLELSPYDLNKGRITFRHLEPRSGGAPQAPRRRF